In Polyangia bacterium, the following proteins share a genomic window:
- a CDS encoding SRPBCC family protein: MADDASSDRIEKEITLRAPVSRVWRAIADATEFGRWFGVALDGAFAPGKTITGTFDESLADAAAMAEYQKRLGLVPSRLKPPGPHAVFGSVERIEPERYFSFRWVPFGIDAEADPQSEPTTLVEFRLEKVAEGTRLTIVESGFSRVPAHRRDRAFRMNQGGWAAQAENLEKHVGHQ, encoded by the coding sequence ATGGCTGACGACGCGTCTTCCGACCGGATCGAGAAGGAGATCACTTTACGCGCGCCAGTTTCGCGGGTCTGGAGGGCCATCGCCGACGCGACGGAGTTCGGCCGATGGTTCGGTGTCGCGCTGGACGGAGCGTTCGCGCCGGGGAAGACCATCACCGGCACGTTCGACGAGAGCCTGGCCGACGCGGCCGCCATGGCCGAATACCAGAAGCGGCTGGGGCTGGTGCCGTCGAGACTGAAGCCCCCCGGGCCCCACGCGGTGTTCGGCAGCGTCGAGCGGATCGAGCCGGAACGTTACTTCAGCTTTCGCTGGGTTCCCTTCGGCATCGACGCGGAGGCCGACCCGCAGAGCGAGCCGACGACGCTGGTCGAATTTCGGCTGGAAAAGGTGGCCGAGGGGACGCGGCTGACCATCGTCGAGTCCGGCTTCAGTCGGGTGCCGGCCCATCGGCGCGATCGCGCGTTTCGAATGAACCAGGGCGGCTGGGCAGCCCAGGCAGAAAATCTAGAAAAACATGTCGGGCACCAGTGA
- a CDS encoding metalloregulator ArsR/SmtB family transcription factor has translation MSGTSERAAADLFFALGDRMRLSVVRRLIEGGGASATSLSNGAAVSRQAIAKHLQVLEGSGLVRREKRGREVLYALETRRLADARAFLDGISAGWDRALARLRQMVEEPPKEARARKK, from the coding sequence ATGTCGGGCACCAGTGAGCGGGCGGCCGCCGACCTGTTCTTCGCGCTCGGCGACAGGATGCGGTTGTCGGTCGTTCGACGGCTGATCGAAGGGGGCGGCGCCTCGGCGACATCCCTGTCGAACGGCGCGGCGGTGTCGCGGCAGGCGATCGCGAAGCACCTGCAGGTGCTCGAGGGCTCTGGCCTGGTCCGGCGCGAGAAGCGCGGCCGCGAGGTGCTCTACGCCCTGGAGACGCGACGCCTGGCAGACGCCCGGGCGTTCCTGGACGGCATCTCGGCCGGCTGGGACCGCGCGCTCGCGCGCTTGCGCCAGATGGTCGAGGAGCCGCCCAAAGAAGCCCGCGCGCGAAAAAAATGA
- a CDS encoding pirin family protein, translating to MFANQLQKTQQPTRKIIYRTRGDTGGPITRLVSPSDLGQLIKPFVFLDHFHIGGQGPSMPMELGWHPHSGIATVTVVLEGAVRYAETTGKSGVLSAGSVEWMRAGNGVWHTGEAEPEGVKGFQLWVALPPELENAPNASHYVMPEELPVDGPVRVILGSHGQRLKSPIDAPAMNYLVVSLKAGERWSYEPPEGHEVAWVAVHQGLLRTPTAVLGGEIAIFEPSEASIDFLAEGDTVFVLGSAPPHRHELALGSYSVHTSAKALRQGEQEIRRIGGRLLAEGKKSYALREYGGPRASHSLPPSDG from the coding sequence ATGTTCGCCAATCAGCTCCAGAAGACGCAGCAACCCACGCGCAAGATCATCTACCGTACGCGAGGCGACACAGGCGGCCCGATCACGCGGCTGGTGAGCCCCTCCGATCTCGGTCAGCTCATCAAGCCCTTCGTTTTTCTCGATCATTTCCACATCGGCGGGCAGGGGCCCAGCATGCCGATGGAGCTCGGCTGGCACCCGCACTCGGGCATCGCCACGGTGACCGTCGTGCTGGAGGGCGCGGTCCGTTACGCTGAAACAACGGGGAAGTCCGGCGTGCTGTCGGCCGGGAGTGTCGAGTGGATGCGCGCAGGCAACGGCGTCTGGCACACCGGCGAAGCCGAGCCGGAGGGCGTGAAAGGATTCCAGCTGTGGGTCGCGCTGCCGCCCGAGCTGGAGAACGCGCCCAACGCCAGCCACTATGTGATGCCCGAGGAGTTACCCGTCGACGGCCCCGTTCGTGTCATCCTGGGCTCGCACGGCCAGCGGCTGAAAAGCCCGATCGACGCGCCTGCCATGAACTACCTCGTCGTGAGCCTGAAGGCCGGCGAGCGTTGGTCCTACGAACCCCCCGAGGGGCACGAGGTGGCCTGGGTCGCGGTACACCAGGGTCTGCTTCGGACCCCGACCGCCGTTCTCGGCGGGGAGATCGCGATCTTCGAGCCCTCCGAGGCGTCGATCGACTTTCTCGCCGAGGGAGACACGGTGTTCGTGCTCGGCTCAGCGCCTCCGCATCGGCACGAGCTGGCCCTGGGCAGCTACTCCGTTCACACCAGCGCGAAAGCTTTGCGCCAAGGGGAACAGGAGATCCGCCGCATCGGCGGGCGCCTCCTCGCCGAAGGCAAGAAGAGCTACGCGCTCAGAGAATACGGAGGACCTCGCGCAAGCCACTCGCTTCCTCCTTCCGACGGCTGA
- a CDS encoding alpha/beta hydrolase-fold protein → MKRIYRILSACALLQVGACGGPSAGPGAEDSGARENGGGDQAIDNADSSGSPAEDAGAGGADASTDVGADAGDGSRQGDADRPDGLAPPGADAGMDVGAVVGQLVCNPGTTGNGQSRLTTGDPPEWKLSAGAMAGKLTPKASFLSSTFGKHFPYVIYTSANYVMGQPATLLVFGDGGQYLSDFHAQTVLDNLTAAGTIPPTVGLFIDPPSDGDRVQTYDPPLDKYPTFLVSEIIPAVITGKYSVSNDPNAWVIIGYSASGGQGWNVVWKRPDNFHKFIGHSASVGAANVAMYGNVNWVDIVNMSPKHNLRVSLTTCDNDLTDNRGSWKTILTNLFNALTAKGNDTRLVVGPNGHSPPIDGERDFPTSLRWMFQGCSFAR, encoded by the coding sequence ATGAAGCGGATCTATCGAATTTTGTCTGCCTGCGCTTTGTTGCAGGTCGGAGCCTGTGGCGGGCCAAGCGCAGGACCGGGCGCCGAAGATTCCGGCGCCCGAGAGAACGGCGGCGGAGACCAGGCAATCGACAACGCGGACTCGAGCGGCTCTCCCGCCGAGGACGCCGGCGCCGGTGGCGCTGACGCCAGCACCGACGTTGGCGCCGACGCTGGAGATGGTTCCCGGCAAGGGGACGCCGATCGACCGGACGGCCTGGCGCCGCCCGGCGCGGACGCAGGAATGGACGTCGGTGCCGTCGTCGGACAGCTTGTCTGTAACCCCGGCACAACGGGCAACGGCCAGTCTCGACTGACGACCGGCGATCCTCCCGAATGGAAGCTCAGCGCCGGCGCAATGGCAGGCAAGCTGACCCCGAAAGCGAGTTTTCTGAGCAGCACGTTCGGCAAACACTTTCCTTACGTCATTTACACGTCGGCCAATTATGTGATGGGCCAGCCGGCGACCTTGCTGGTGTTCGGTGACGGCGGCCAGTACCTGAGCGACTTCCACGCCCAGACGGTGCTCGACAATTTGACCGCCGCCGGGACCATCCCGCCGACGGTGGGTCTTTTCATCGATCCGCCATCGGACGGGGATCGCGTGCAAACCTACGATCCGCCTCTGGACAAATATCCGACGTTTTTGGTCTCGGAGATCATCCCGGCGGTCATTACTGGCAAATACAGCGTCTCGAACGATCCGAACGCCTGGGTGATCATCGGTTACAGCGCCAGCGGCGGACAAGGCTGGAATGTGGTCTGGAAAAGGCCGGACAATTTTCACAAATTCATAGGTCACAGCGCCAGTGTCGGCGCTGCCAACGTGGCCATGTACGGCAACGTCAACTGGGTCGACATCGTGAACATGTCGCCAAAGCACAACCTGCGCGTCAGCCTCACCACTTGCGACAATGATCTGACCGACAACCGTGGGAGCTGGAAGACGATTCTGACCAATCTCTTCAATGCCCTCACCGCCAAGGGCAATGACACTCGTCTCGTCGTGGGACCGAACGGGCACTCGCCGCCGATCGATGGAGAGCGGGATTTTCCCACTTCGCTGCGCTGGATGTTTCAGGGCTGTAGCTTCGCCCGTTAG